The DNA window GAAGGAGACCGAGCGCAAGCTGAAAGAACTGACAGCCGAGGAAAACGAAGCTAAATCATCCGCCGAAGGCGGGGCCGACACCAAGCCCGCGGCCCCGAAACCCAAGGCCAAAGGCCCGCTTGGCAGCCGCGACAACCCCTATCGTGCGAGCCTGCATTCCAGCACGCCGATGAACAAGGAGGGCTCGACCCGCGATACCCGTCACGTGGTCATCGAACTGGGCGACAGCGGCATCGAGTATAGGCCGGGCGATTCCATGGGCATCTATCCGGAGAACGATCCCAAAATTGTCGATGCGATCCTGGAGGCGCTGAACGTGTCGGGGGGCGAGACCGTCGAGGCGCCGAGCGGTGAAAATAATCTGCTGCGCCAGGTGTTGCTAAAAGAACTGGACATCACCAAGCCCAGCGACGATGCGCTCGCCTGTTTGGCCGAGGCTGCCAGCGACGCGGACGAGGCCGAAGATCTGGCCATCCTGGCCCGGAGCGGCGCTGAGGAAGGTCAAGGTCTGCTGGAACTGCTGCGCGTTTATCCCAGTGCGCGGCCGGAACCGCACCCGCTGGTAAAAAGCCTGGACAAGCTGCAACCGCGTCTTTATTCAATTTCGTCCTCGCCCAGGAAATATCCGACGCAAATCCACACCACTGTCGCCGTGCTCAAGACCGCGATTTACGGCCGAGGTTACAAGGGTGTCGCTTCGACCTTTCTCGCCAAGCGCCTGAGCCGTGGCGGCGAGGTACCGATTTATCTGCAACCCACCGAAGAGTTCCGGCTCAGCGAAGACGCGGACGCGCCGGCGATCATGATCGGCCCGGGCGCCGGCATCGCGCCGTTTCTGGCCTTTCTGCAGGAACGTGAGGCGCGCGGCGACGCCGGACGCAACTGGCTGTTCTTCGGCAATCCCAAGAGTTCGAC is part of the Gammaproteobacteria bacterium genome and encodes:
- a CDS encoding sulfite reductase subunit alpha, giving the protein MNAQVDLIPESSPFEAEQRAWLNGLISALAGWEGSLGGAQSEEKPKETFPWHDPNMQIDERMELAEGKPHERRLMAAMAQLDCGQCGYLCKTYAEAIAFNGEDLNRCVPGAKETERKLKELTAEENEAKSSAEGGADTKPAAPKPKAKGPLGSRDNPYRASLHSSTPMNKEGSTRDTRHVVIELGDSGIEYRPGDSMGIYPENDPKIVDAILEALNVSGGETVEAPSGENNLLRQVLLKELDITKPSDDALACLAEAASDADEAEDLAILARSGAEEGQGLLELLRVYPSARPEPHPLVKSLDKLQPRLYSISSSPRKYPTQIHTTVAVLKTAIYGRGYKGVASTFLAKRLSRGGEVPIYLQPTEEFRLSEDADAPAIMIGPGAGIAPFLAFLQEREARGDAGRNWLFFGNPKSSTDYIYQESLEAWRKSGLLARLTLAFSRDQEDKVYVQNRMLEMAEEFWLWLEAGAIIYVCGDAERMAKDVDRALHRIVTEQGGLSEQKAAAYVKRLTEQGRYLRDVY